A window of the Lactuca sativa cultivar Salinas chromosome 7, Lsat_Salinas_v11, whole genome shotgun sequence genome harbors these coding sequences:
- the LOC111912845 gene encoding uncharacterized protein LOC111912845, with product MDIVYIHDVGIDTPKMKVANRFNWDPHTFKVFIEECVNKLKNENRPSTYFNKTACQNICKRLLERIGKDLDINKMKNKWDIMQKEYKYYDRLTILETRISIDSVRNIISASNEWWDEKTKEDKEFAKFKDKNLEVYETYYEALFRDIVADRDKAKVPCEFRDSSTPNDVQFVDITDRKEASDEVLLFDDVDPFLTYDSSSKKRRGKKLNPRRETKRNFEGKSMVSSSYEEKMNIVFDVLLTRCTQTSSQTTHSPTTEDCMAIVSIFPGFKEGSRGY from the exons ATGGACATTGTCTATATTCATGATGTGGGTATTGATACACCCAAAATGAAAGTTGCAAATAGATTTAATTGGGATCCTCATACATTCAAGGTGTTTATTGAGGAATGTGTGAACAAGCTAAAAAACGAGAATAGACCGAGTACTTATTTCAATAAGACCGCATGCCAAAATATATGTAAGAGGCTTTTGGAACGAATAGGTAAAGACTTGGacataaataaaatgaaaaacaaatGGGACATTATGCAAAAAGAGTACAAATATTATGACCGTTTAACAATACTAGAAACGAGAATTTCAATTGATTCCGTGAGAAATATAATCTCAGCATCAAATGAGTGGTGGGATGAGAAAACAaag GAAGATAAAGAGTTTGCTAAGTTTAAGGATAAGAATTTGGAGGTATATGAGACATATTACGAGGCTTTATTTCGAGATATCGTAGCTGATAGAGACAAGGCTAAGGTACCTTGCGAATTTCGCGACAGTAGCACTCCGAATGATGTACAGTTTGTGGATATTACGGATAGAAAAGAAGCTAGTGACGAAGTCCTCTTATTTGATGATGTTGATCCTTTTCTCACATATGATAGTTCTAGTAAGAAAAGGAGGGGAAAGAAGTTAAATCCTAGGCGTGAAACCAAAAGAAATTTTGAAGGAAAAAGTATGGTAAGCTCGTCATATGAAGAGAAAATGAACattgtttttgatgttttgttaACAAGGTGCACTCAGACCTCAAGCCAAACCACACACTCACCAACAACAGAAGATTGCATGGCAATTGTGTCTATTTTCCCGGGTTTTAAAGAAGGCTCAAGAGGATATTAG
- the LOC111912897 gene encoding DEAD-box ATP-dependent RNA helicase 8 — MNNNYARGGGGRYPPGIGRGGGGNYHGNPNPNFQQQYAQRNPAHHQQFQQQQQQQQQQQWLRRNPVGNDSSVVDEVEKTIQSEAADPSGQDWKAQLRLPPADTRYRTEDVTATKGNEFEDYFLKRELLMGIYEKGFERPSPIQEESIPIALTGSDILARAKNGTGKTAAFCIPALEKIDQESNVIQVVILVPTRELALQTSQVCKELGKHLNIQVMVTTGGTSLKDDIMRLYQPVHLLVGTPGRILDLSKKGICVLKDCAMLVMDEADKLLSPEFQPSVEQLIHFMPTNRQILMFSATFPVTVKDFKDRYLPKSYVINLMDELTLKGITQFYAFVEERQKVHCLNTLFSKLQINQSIIFCNSVNRVELLAKKITELGYSCFYIHAKMLQDHRNRVFHDFRNGACRNLVCTDLFTRGIDIQAVNVVINFDFPKNSETYLHRVGRSGRFGHLGLAVNLITYEDRFNLYRIEQELGTEIKQIPPFIDQAIYCR, encoded by the exons ATGAATAACAACTACGCACGAGGAGGTGGGGGAAGGTATCCGCCGGGAATTGGGCGTGGTGGTGGTGGGAAttatcatggaaaccctaatcctaatTTCCAGCAACAGTATGCTCAAAGGAATCCAGCGCACCACCAGCAGTTtcaacagcagcagcagcagcagcaacaacaacaatggctGAGAAGAAACCCTGTGGGAAATGATTCGAGTGTGGTTGACGAAGTGGAAAAGACTATACAGTCCGAAGCTGCTGACCCTAG TGGTCAAGATTGGAAGGCACAATTGAGGCTTCCACCAGCTGACACTCGATACAGAACAGAA GATGTGACAGCGACCAAAGGAAATGAATTTGAAGATTACTTTCTCAAGCGTGAGTTGCTTATGGGGATATATGAGAAGGGTTTTGAAAGGCCATCTCCAATTCAAGAAGAAAGCATCCCAATTGCCCTCACAGGAAGTGATATTCTTGCAAGAGCTAAAAATGGAACAGGGAAAACTGCTGCCTTCTGCATTCCTGCTTTAGAAAAAATTGATCAAGAGAGCAATGTTATTCAAG TGGTTATACTTGTTCCAACTAGAGAATTGGCTCTTCAAACATCTCAAGTCTGCAAAGAACTTGGAAAACACCTAAACATTCAGGTCATGGTTACTACTGGTGGAACCAGCTTAAAAGATGACATCATGCGATTGTATCAGCCTGTTCATTTACTTGTTGGTACTCCTGGAAGAATATTAGATCTTTCAAAGAAGGGAATCTGCGTGTTGAAAGATTGTGCAATGCTTGTCATGGATGAG GCTGATAAGCTTTTGTCACCTGAGTTCCAGCCTTCAGTAGAGCAACTAATCCACTTCATGCCTACAAACCGTCAAATTTTAATGTTTTCAGCAACTTTTCCTGTGACAGTGAAGGATTTCAAAGATAGATACCTTCCAAAATCTTATGTTATCAACCTCATGGACGAACTTACCCTCAAGGGAATAACACAGTTCTATGCTTTTGTTGAAGAAAGGCAGAAAGTTCATTGCCTCAATACTCTTTTCTCAAAG CTTCAAATCAACCAATCAATAATTTTCTGCAACTCGGTAAATCGGGTTGAACTACTGGCGAAGAAAATAACTGAGCTTGGTTACTCTTGTTTCTACATTCATGCAAAGATGCTTCAAGATCATCGTAATCGAGTTTTTCATGATTTTCGTAATGGTGCTTGCAGGAATCTTGTCTGTACTG ATTTATTCACGAGGGGTATTGATATTCAAGCAGTAAACGTCGTTATCAATTTTGACTTCCCGAAAAACTCAGAAACATATCTCCACAGG GTTGGTCGATCAGGAAGGTTTGGACACCTTGGGTTAGCTGTAAACCTAATCACATATGAAGATCGCTTTAATCT gtataGGATTGAACAAGAACTTGGAACTGAGATAAAACAGATCCCTCCATTCATTGATCAAGCTATTTATTGTCGCTGA
- the LOC111912895 gene encoding transcription factor MYB17 isoform X2, with protein sequence MVRAPCCEKIGLKRGPWAQEEDDLLIDYINKNGHGSWRSLPKLAGLLRCGKSCRLRWTNYLRPDIKRGPFTLEEEKLVIQLHAILGNRWAAIAAQLPGRTDNEIKNLWNTHLRKRLMSTGIDPQTHEPYTSKRLPAASPSTRHMAQWESARLEAEARLSMESSSILASPKKTNTDHFLRVWQSEAGECFRNIKGKSDCFSPTSQAYAYAYAEPDSRFETITFYHGSSPSEVEDSSYTALDSLFDFHEHNDMSFLEAHLN encoded by the exons ATGGTGAGAGCGCCATGCTGCGAGAAGATAGGATTGAAGCGAGGACCATGGGCACAGGAAGAAGACGACCTTCTGATCGATTACATCAACAAAAACGGCCATGGAAGCTGGCGATCTCTCCCTAAACTCGCTG GTCTTCTCCGTTGCGGGAAGAGTTGTCGTCTCCGGTGGACAAATTACCTCCGGCCAGACATCAAACGCGGTCCCTTCACCCTCGAAGAAGAAAAACTTGTGATCCAGTTACACGCGATACTCGGTAACAG GTGGGCTGCAATTGCTGCCCAGCTACCCGGAAGAACAGATAACGAGATCAAGAACTTATGGAACACTCACTTGAGAAAGCGTCTCATGTCCACAGGCATCGACCCACAAACACACGAGCCGTATACATCAAAACGACTCCCAGCCGCCTCGCCTTCCACCCGCCACATGGCGCAATGGGAGAGTGCCAGGCTGGAAGCCGAGGCAAGACTCTCAATGGAGTCTTCTTCAATACTCGCATCACCTAAAAAAACCAACACCGACCATTTCCTACGCGTTTGGCAATCAGAAGCCGGTGAATGTTTCAGAAACATTAAGGGGAAGTCGGATTGCTTTAGTCCGACTTCCCAGGCCTATGCCTATGCTTATGCTGAACCAGATTCAAGATTTGAGACCATAACTTTCTATCATGGGTCGAGCCCAAGTGAAGTGGAGGATTCATCTTATACCGCACTTGACTCTCTCTTTGATTTCCATGAGCATAATGATATGAGCTTCTTAGAAGCTCACTTAAATTAA
- the LOC111912896 gene encoding remorin isoform X2: protein MSLMKKETPIPEVKKSSKNSLDRDIALAGVDKEKKLSFIKAWEESEKSKVENKSQKELSAITSWENTKKADVEAKLKQIEEKFDKKKAEYAEKMKNKVGLIHKQAEEKRAMVEAKKSEDHLKTEELAAKYRATGTIPKKALGCFGG from the exons ATGTCTCTAATGAAGAAAG AGACTCCAATTCCTGAGGTGAAGAAAAGTTCAAAGAACTCCCTTGATAGAG ATATCGCATTGGCTGGGGTTGATAAGGAGAAGAAATTGTCTTTCATCAAAGCATGGGAGGAAAGTGAAAAGTCAAAGGTGGAAAACAA ATCACAGAAGGAGCTATCCGCTATAACTTCATGGGAAAACACAAAGAAAGCAGATGTAGAAGCTAAGTTGAAACAGATCGAG GAGAAATTTGACAAGAAGAAAGCAGAATATGCAGAAAAGATGAAAAACAAAGTGGGTTTAATTCACAAACAAGCTGAAGAAAAAAGAGCCATGGTTGAGGCAAAGAAAAGTGAAGATCACTTGAAAACAGAGGAGTTGGCTGCCAAATATCGTGCTACTGGTACCATTCCAAAAAAGGCCcttggttgttttggtggctAA
- the LOC111912895 gene encoding transcription factor MYB17 isoform X1: protein MVRAPCCEKIGLKRGPWAQEEDDLLIDYINKNGHGSWRSLPKLAGLLRCGKSCRLRWTNYLRPDIKRGPFTLEEEKLVIQLHAILGNRWRFYIFLVNVTSLKAQGTVHQTLASSSLFRWAAIAAQLPGRTDNEIKNLWNTHLRKRLMSTGIDPQTHEPYTSKRLPAASPSTRHMAQWESARLEAEARLSMESSSILASPKKTNTDHFLRVWQSEAGECFRNIKGKSDCFSPTSQAYAYAYAEPDSRFETITFYHGSSPSEVEDSSYTALDSLFDFHEHNDMSFLEAHLN from the exons ATGGTGAGAGCGCCATGCTGCGAGAAGATAGGATTGAAGCGAGGACCATGGGCACAGGAAGAAGACGACCTTCTGATCGATTACATCAACAAAAACGGCCATGGAAGCTGGCGATCTCTCCCTAAACTCGCTG GTCTTCTCCGTTGCGGGAAGAGTTGTCGTCTCCGGTGGACAAATTACCTCCGGCCAGACATCAAACGCGGTCCCTTCACCCTCGAAGAAGAAAAACTTGTGATCCAGTTACACGCGATACTCGGTAACAGGTggagattttatattttcttgGTTAATGTTACAAGTCTAAAAGCACAAGGTACAGTACATCAAACCTTAGCATCCTCCTCTCTTTTCAGGTGGGCTGCAATTGCTGCCCAGCTACCCGGAAGAACAGATAACGAGATCAAGAACTTATGGAACACTCACTTGAGAAAGCGTCTCATGTCCACAGGCATCGACCCACAAACACACGAGCCGTATACATCAAAACGACTCCCAGCCGCCTCGCCTTCCACCCGCCACATGGCGCAATGGGAGAGTGCCAGGCTGGAAGCCGAGGCAAGACTCTCAATGGAGTCTTCTTCAATACTCGCATCACCTAAAAAAACCAACACCGACCATTTCCTACGCGTTTGGCAATCAGAAGCCGGTGAATGTTTCAGAAACATTAAGGGGAAGTCGGATTGCTTTAGTCCGACTTCCCAGGCCTATGCCTATGCTTATGCTGAACCAGATTCAAGATTTGAGACCATAACTTTCTATCATGGGTCGAGCCCAAGTGAAGTGGAGGATTCATCTTATACCGCACTTGACTCTCTCTTTGATTTCCATGAGCATAATGATATGAGCTTCTTAGAAGCTCACTTAAATTAA
- the LOC111912896 gene encoding remorin isoform X1 produces MATELPAKVEPELAPAKVDAPVDVAPEKPVDSPTVPETKADDSKAVAVAEKTPIPEVKKSSKNSLDRDIALAGVDKEKKLSFIKAWEESEKSKVENKSQKELSAITSWENTKKADVEAKLKQIEEKFDKKKAEYAEKMKNKVGLIHKQAEEKRAMVEAKKSEDHLKTEELAAKYRATGTIPKKALGCFGG; encoded by the exons ATGGCAACCGAGCTACCTGCAAAGGTCGAACCGGAATTGGCACCGGCGAAGGTCGACGCTCCTGTTGACGTCGCACCGGAGAAACCTGTGGATTCTCCAACTGTACCTGAAACAAAGGCCGATGATTCCAAGGCAGTCGCCGTTGCTGAAA AGACTCCAATTCCTGAGGTGAAGAAAAGTTCAAAGAACTCCCTTGATAGAG ATATCGCATTGGCTGGGGTTGATAAGGAGAAGAAATTGTCTTTCATCAAAGCATGGGAGGAAAGTGAAAAGTCAAAGGTGGAAAACAA ATCACAGAAGGAGCTATCCGCTATAACTTCATGGGAAAACACAAAGAAAGCAGATGTAGAAGCTAAGTTGAAACAGATCGAG GAGAAATTTGACAAGAAGAAAGCAGAATATGCAGAAAAGATGAAAAACAAAGTGGGTTTAATTCACAAACAAGCTGAAGAAAAAAGAGCCATGGTTGAGGCAAAGAAAAGTGAAGATCACTTGAAAACAGAGGAGTTGGCTGCCAAATATCGTGCTACTGGTACCATTCCAAAAAAGGCCcttggttgttttggtggctAA